One Bacteroidota bacterium genomic window carries:
- a CDS encoding 4-hydroxy-tetrahydrodipicolinate synthase, producing MNTIFEGTGVALVTPFQSDLSIDFSSLEKIINHTIAGGVDFLVVLGTTGEPATLSKEEKKELIRFCIDKIDGRVPLAVGAGGNDTASVIKDIEAFSGHGVSGWLSVSPYYNKPNQRGIFEHFNAIALSTKHPIILYNVPARTGSNIMPETVISLAEKHSNIVALKEASGDFSQLMHLIKYKPKSFHVISGDDALTLPMISLGAKGVISVVANSHPYEFSSLVKAALANDYQKAREYQYRLVDYINALFTEGSPAGIKASLEILGVCKKHVRLPLVAVSDEHYLRLQSLISSI from the coding sequence ATGAACACAATTTTTGAAGGCACCGGCGTTGCCCTTGTTACACCATTTCAGTCCGATTTAAGCATCGATTTTTCTTCTCTCGAGAAGATTATCAACCATACCATTGCCGGGGGTGTAGACTTTTTAGTGGTGCTTGGTACAACTGGCGAACCAGCCACACTGAGCAAAGAAGAAAAGAAGGAATTAATTCGCTTTTGTATAGATAAAATAGATGGTCGTGTGCCACTGGCAGTAGGTGCAGGAGGAAACGATACTGCATCTGTTATAAAAGACATTGAGGCATTTTCAGGCCATGGAGTTTCAGGATGGTTGTCGGTGTCTCCCTATTACAATAAACCTAATCAGCGGGGAATTTTTGAGCACTTTAATGCCATTGCACTATCGACCAAACATCCAATAATCTTGTATAATGTTCCTGCTCGCACGGGCAGCAACATAATGCCCGAAACGGTTATTAGTCTCGCCGAAAAACATTCCAATATTGTAGCCCTCAAAGAAGCATCAGGCGATTTTTCGCAACTCATGCACCTTATTAAGTATAAACCTAAGAGTTTTCATGTCATTTCGGGCGATGATGCCCTTACCCTGCCTATGATTAGTTTAGGAGCGAAAGGTGTAATTTCTGTTGTAGCAAATTCACATCCCTATGAATTTAGCAGTCTCGTAAAGGCTGCATTGGCAAATGATTACCAAAAAGCAAGGGAATATCAATACCGTTTAGTAGACTATATAAACGCCCTTTTTACCGAAGGTAGTCCGGCAGGTATTAAAGCTTCGCTGGAAATATTAGGCGTTTGTAAGAAGCATGTTCGCCTGCCCCTGGTAGCGGTTTCTGACGAGCATTACCTGCGTCTTCAAAGTCTTATCAGCAGCATTTAA
- the secA gene encoding preprotein translocase subunit SecA has protein sequence MSFINNILSVFFGNKSLRDLKEISPIVDTIKAAYAPLATISNDELREKTGQIRKTISDFIASENQQVQELRAQAEKEEDILTKQSIYDQVDKLEKDINQKLEEVLNQVLPEAYAVMRETARRFKENEYVEVTANENDRNLAARHPHVEIVSNKARYKNRWIAGGNEITWDMVHYDVQLIGGVVLHQGKISEMATGEGKTLVATLPVFLNALAGRGVHIVTVNDYLAKRDSEWMGPLYEFHGLSVDCIDKHQPNSAARRAAYQADITFGTNNEFGFDYLRDNMATSPSDLVQRKHHYAIVDEVDSVLIDDARTPLIISGPIPRGDNQEFEDYKPRVEKLINAQRKLVTEFLAEAKQLLKDGNKEKGGFKLLQAFKGLPKNKALIKFLSEEGNKALLLKTENFYMQDSNKNMHKVTDELYFVIDEKLNSVDLTDKGVDTITNSTEDSNFFILPDIGTEIAELERSGLSEIQMLSAKDKLVQDYSIKSERIHTVNQLLKAYAMFEKDVEYVVIDNKVKIVDEQTGRIMEGRRYSDGLHQAIEAKENVKVEAATQTYATITLQNYFRMYHKLSGMTGTAETEAGEFWDIYKLDVVVIPTNRPISRDDRQDFIYKTTREKYNAVIDDCVGLVKDGRPVLVGTTSVEISELLSRMLKMRGIKHQVLNAKLHQREADVVAEAGKPGSVTIATNMAGRGTDIKLPEEVKKAGGLAIIGTERHESRRVDRQLRGRSGRQGDPGSSQFYVSLEDNLMRLFGSDRIAGLMDRMGLKEGEVIQHSMITKSIERAQKKVEENNFGIRKRLLEYDDVMNSQREVIYTKRRHSLHGERIQVDIANMMYDVSESIVEEYHGNVDYDDFTLEVLRFLTISCPINHDEYLKLSKQEIAEKLYHSARAAYNRRLETMRSQAMPIIKNVYEQQGKTYENILVPVTDGFKTYNVITHLERNVNNQCEELLRSYEKTVSLATIDDNWKEHLRELDDLKQSVQNATYEQKDPLLIYKFESFQLFKTMIDKVNKEVVGVLMKGHIPIENPNQIQRGEVPRRTNLNNLRASKSEFGSSFEGGSGSDERKPSNAPESRVQPVRVEKKVGRNEACPCGSGKKYKQCHGKNEL, from the coding sequence ATGAGCTTTATCAATAACATACTAAGTGTATTTTTTGGCAATAAATCCCTGCGCGACTTAAAAGAGATTTCTCCCATTGTCGACACAATCAAAGCGGCATATGCACCTCTTGCAACAATATCCAATGATGAGCTACGCGAAAAAACAGGTCAGATTCGCAAGACTATTTCTGATTTTATTGCCAGCGAAAACCAACAAGTACAAGAACTTAGGGCCCAGGCTGAAAAGGAAGAAGACATTCTGACCAAACAAAGCATTTACGATCAGGTTGATAAACTTGAAAAGGATATAAACCAAAAATTAGAAGAGGTATTAAACCAGGTACTTCCTGAGGCTTATGCTGTTATGCGCGAAACGGCCAGAAGATTCAAAGAAAACGAATATGTCGAGGTTACCGCCAACGAAAACGACCGTAATCTGGCAGCCCGACATCCACATGTAGAAATTGTTAGTAACAAGGCGCGTTACAAAAACCGGTGGATTGCTGGAGGTAATGAAATAACCTGGGATATGGTGCACTACGATGTGCAGCTCATTGGAGGGGTTGTGCTGCATCAGGGTAAGATTTCTGAAATGGCTACCGGTGAAGGTAAAACCCTGGTGGCCACTTTGCCTGTATTTTTAAATGCTCTTGCAGGCCGCGGCGTGCACATTGTAACCGTCAACGACTACCTGGCTAAGCGTGACTCGGAATGGATGGGGCCTCTCTATGAATTTCATGGCCTTTCGGTTGATTGTATCGACAAACACCAGCCAAACTCAGCTGCTCGCAGGGCTGCTTACCAGGCCGATATAACCTTTGGTACCAACAACGAGTTTGGTTTCGACTATTTACGCGACAATATGGCCACCAGTCCGTCCGATTTGGTTCAGCGCAAGCACCATTATGCCATTGTCGATGAGGTCGACTCTGTATTGATAGATGACGCCCGTACTCCCTTAATCATTTCAGGTCCTATCCCCAGAGGCGATAACCAGGAATTTGAGGATTATAAGCCTCGTGTAGAAAAGCTTATCAATGCACAACGTAAGTTGGTAACCGAATTTCTGGCAGAAGCTAAGCAACTTTTAAAAGATGGCAACAAGGAAAAAGGCGGTTTCAAACTTCTTCAGGCATTTAAAGGTCTGCCTAAGAACAAGGCACTTATAAAGTTTTTAAGTGAAGAAGGAAACAAAGCCCTTCTGCTTAAAACCGAAAACTTCTACATGCAGGATTCGAACAAGAATATGCATAAGGTAACAGATGAACTGTATTTTGTAATCGACGAAAAACTTAACTCGGTAGACTTGACCGATAAAGGTGTTGATACCATTACAAATAGTACCGAAGACTCTAATTTTTTTATATTACCTGATATCGGAACCGAAATTGCCGAGTTGGAGCGCTCAGGTCTTTCTGAAATTCAGATGCTTTCAGCCAAAGATAAACTGGTGCAGGACTATTCTATTAAATCGGAGCGAATACACACTGTAAACCAATTGCTGAAGGCCTATGCCATGTTTGAGAAGGATGTGGAATATGTGGTAATAGACAATAAAGTAAAAATTGTCGACGAGCAAACTGGTCGTATTATGGAAGGTCGCCGATACAGCGACGGACTCCACCAGGCTATCGAAGCGAAGGAGAATGTGAAGGTCGAAGCAGCTACCCAGACTTATGCTACCATTACGCTTCAGAACTATTTCAGGATGTACCACAAACTCTCTGGAATGACTGGTACTGCAGAGACAGAGGCAGGTGAATTCTGGGATATTTATAAGCTCGACGTAGTGGTAATTCCTACCAACAGGCCCATTTCGCGCGACGACAGGCAGGACTTTATTTACAAAACTACACGCGAAAAATACAATGCAGTAATAGATGATTGCGTAGGTCTTGTAAAAGATGGCCGACCTGTATTGGTCGGTACAACCTCCGTGGAGATATCGGAACTCCTGAGTCGCATGCTTAAAATGCGTGGCATTAAGCACCAGGTACTGAATGCCAAACTTCACCAGCGCGAAGCAGATGTAGTGGCCGAAGCAGGCAAGCCGGGTTCGGTAACCATTGCTACCAACATGGCTGGTAGGGGTACTGACATCAAACTTCCCGAAGAAGTGAAGAAGGCTGGAGGTTTGGCCATTATTGGTACCGAACGACATGAGTCTCGGCGTGTTGATAGACAGTTGCGAGGCCGTTCGGGACGTCAGGGCGACCCGGGTTCATCGCAGTTTTATGTATCGCTCGAAGATAACCTGATGCGTCTGTTTGGGTCTGATCGTATAGCTGGCCTGATGGATCGTATGGGGCTTAAAGAAGGAGAGGTGATTCAGCACAGTATGATAACCAAATCCATCGAAAGAGCACAGAAAAAAGTTGAAGAGAATAACTTCGGAATTCGTAAACGCTTGCTGGAATACGACGACGTAATGAATAGCCAGCGCGAAGTGATTTATACCAAAAGGCGCCATTCGCTACACGGTGAGCGCATTCAGGTGGACATAGCCAATATGATGTACGACGTTTCGGAGAGCATTGTAGAGGAATATCATGGCAATGTAGATTACGATGATTTCACCCTCGAGGTATTACGGTTTCTTACTATATCCTGTCCGATCAATCATGACGAATACCTAAAACTTTCGAAACAGGAAATTGCAGAAAAACTATACCACTCGGCACGAGCGGCTTATAACCGCCGGTTGGAAACAATGCGCAGCCAGGCAATGCCCATTATTAAAAATGTGTATGAGCAGCAGGGAAAAACTTATGAAAACATTCTTGTCCCTGTTACCGATGGTTTTAAAACCTATAATGTAATTACACACCTCGAGCGTAACGTAAACAACCAATGCGAAGAACTTTTGCGCAGCTATGAAAAAACGGTAAGCCTTGCAACCATCGACGACAACTGGAAGGAACACCTTCGTGAACTGGACGACTTGAAACAATCGGTTCAGAACGCCACCTATGAGCAGAAAGATCCTCTGCTGATCTACAAATTCGAGTCGTTTCAGCTCTTTAAAACCATGATTGACAAGGTGAACAAGGAAGTTGTAGGCGTGCTAATGAAAGGACATATTCCCATCGAAAATCCAAATCAGATTCAAAGGGGCGAAGTTCCACGCCGAACCAACCTGAATAATTTAAGGGCCAGCAAGAGCGAATTTGGGTCTTCGTTCGAAGGAGGCAGCGGATCGGATGAACGCAAACCCTCTAATGCACCAGAATCAAGGGTTCAGCCTGTAAGAGTTGAAAAAAAGGTAGGCCGAAATGAAGCCTGTCCTTGCGGAAGTGGCAAAAAATACAAGCAATGCCACGGAAAGAATGAATTGTAA